A part of bacterium genomic DNA contains:
- a CDS encoding carbamoyltransferase C-terminal domain-containing protein: MIILGITAFQHDSAACVLVDGKLRAAAEEERFTRKKHDGGFPYGAINYCLSEIGASINDVAWVAFCINPWLNLHRKVFHLARYFPRTLAFCRDQADYSSGIPSMMSAKRYLKRVPGYDPKQARFKFQFVEHHIAHAYSCFTISPFDDAAILTADGIGEWTTTLLARGRGNTITKFKEIYFPFSLGAFYTTLTTYLGFKRNADEYKVMGLSSYGKTDEYYNEFKRVIRLAPDGEYEMDMSFFNYQFGEVPYYSEKFLLTFGEDRKPGQEVTDRHAEVARGGQRRLEDALLHMANYLHKITGSKNICLNGGVALNCVANGRLIKETQFEETYIQPAAYDAGAAVGAAFFVHNGILGNPRDFVMDNAFWGPQYTHDQVEAFLRLAKVPFQEVKDPSKEAAKLLANGHIVGWFQGRMEFGPRALGKRSILADPRDPNMKDVVNEQVKHRESFRPFAPSILAERVSEYFDFSYPSPFMLLVYNVLPKKRDVIPSVTHVDGTGRVHTVTKSMDPLYYNLIAEFEKLTGVPVVLNTSFNIKEEPIVCTPKDALRCFYTTGLDDLVIDNFVLSKTPGQR; this comes from the coding sequence ATGATCATACTTGGGATCACGGCATTCCAGCACGACTCGGCAGCATGTGTGCTCGTCGATGGGAAGCTTAGGGCAGCCGCTGAAGAGGAACGGTTCACGCGCAAGAAGCACGATGGAGGCTTCCCTTATGGAGCGATCAACTACTGCCTCAGTGAGATCGGCGCCTCGATCAATGACGTGGCGTGGGTTGCCTTCTGCATCAATCCGTGGCTGAACCTGCATCGTAAGGTCTTCCACCTGGCGAGGTATTTCCCCAGAACATTGGCCTTCTGCCGAGACCAGGCGGACTACTCCAGCGGAATCCCGTCAATGATGTCAGCAAAACGGTATCTGAAGAGGGTGCCGGGCTACGACCCCAAGCAGGCCCGATTCAAGTTCCAGTTCGTCGAACATCACATCGCCCACGCCTACAGCTGCTTCACAATCTCGCCCTTTGACGACGCGGCGATATTGACTGCGGACGGGATCGGGGAGTGGACGACGACTCTGCTTGCTCGCGGTCGCGGCAATACGATCACGAAGTTCAAAGAGATATACTTCCCGTTCTCGCTCGGAGCCTTCTACACAACGCTTACCACATACCTCGGGTTCAAGCGCAACGCCGATGAATACAAGGTGATGGGCCTTTCGTCCTACGGGAAAACCGATGAGTACTATAACGAGTTCAAACGCGTGATACGGCTCGCTCCCGACGGCGAATACGAAATGGACATGTCATTTTTTAACTACCAGTTTGGCGAGGTCCCCTACTATTCAGAAAAATTTCTTCTGACTTTTGGCGAGGACAGAAAGCCAGGCCAGGAAGTAACCGACCGGCACGCGGAGGTTGCCCGGGGTGGCCAGCGACGTCTCGAGGACGCTCTACTGCACATGGCCAACTACCTGCACAAGATCACGGGCAGCAAGAACATCTGCCTCAACGGAGGCGTTGCGCTCAATTGCGTCGCCAACGGGAGGCTCATCAAGGAGACGCAGTTCGAGGAGACTTATATCCAGCCGGCGGCCTATGACGCCGGTGCTGCCGTGGGCGCAGCGTTCTTCGTTCACAATGGCATTCTCGGCAATCCGCGCGACTTCGTGATGGACAACGCCTTCTGGGGACCCCAGTACACCCACGACCAGGTTGAGGCGTTTCTTAGGCTCGCCAAGGTCCCGTTCCAAGAGGTCAAGGACCCGTCGAAAGAGGCGGCAAAGCTCCTTGCCAACGGGCATATCGTCGGGTGGTTTCAGGGACGTATGGAGTTTGGCCCTCGTGCGCTCGGCAAACGAAGCATTCTGGCCGACCCCCGAGACCCGAACATGAAGGATGTCGTGAACGAGCAAGTAAAGCACCGGGAGTCGTTCAGGCCCTTTGCGCCCTCGATTCTGGCGGAGAGGGTCTCTGAGTACTTCGACTTCTCTTATCCCTCGCCGTTCATGCTGCTTGTTTACAATGTTCTGCCAAAAAAACGGGACGTAATCCCGTCGGTAACTCACGTTGACGGGACTGGCCGCGTGCACACCGTTACCAAGTCGATGGACCCGCTCTACTACAACCTCATCGCCGAGTTTGAGAAGCTAACCGGCGTGCCTGTCGTCCTGAACACGTCGTTCAACATAAAGGAAGAGCCGATAGTGTGCACCCCGAAGGACGCGCTGAGGTGCTTCTACACGACGGGTCTGGACGATCTCGTGATCGACAATTTCGTGCTCAGCAAGACGCCGGGGCAGAGGTGA